TTTACAAAAACAACAGACCTGCCTACAGGCAGGATTTTGATTCAATTATGGGAAATATACTTGAAACCTTAAATCAAAAAAGAGTTTTGCTTTTAGACGGTGCAATGGGAACGCGACTTCAGGAACAGGGATTGCAATCGGGAGAAGCGCCTGAATTATGGAATATAAAACACCCTGAAATAATTTCCCTGATACACAAAGAATATGTGGGCGCAGGTTCAGATGTTATTCTTACCAATACATTCGGAGGTAATCTAATAAAATTAAAAAAGGCTGGAATTGAAGTATTGTTTAAAGATATAAACTCTGCTGCTGTAAGAATTGCCCGTTCTGCCGAAGCCGATTATGTTTTTGGTGATATTGGACCTACAGGTGAACTACTTGAGCCATATGGAGAATTGAAAACAGAAGATGCCATAGATGTATTTAAAAAGCAGGGAGAGGTTCTTACCCTTGCAGGTGTGGACGGATTTATAATTGAAACTATGATAGATGTTGAAGAGGCTGTATGTGCGGTTAAAGGATTAAAACAGTTTGGACTTCCGATATTTTCATCTATTACATTTCAGAAAACAAAAAAAGGTGAATTTAGAACTCTTATGGGACAAACCCCTCAAGGCGCAGCAGTAAGATTAAAAGATGAGGGCTCTTGTGCGGTTGGAACAAACTGCGGACTCGTAATTGAAGAAATGATAGGTCTTGTAAAACAGATTTCTACATCTGTATCTGTTCCAATTATTGCAGAACCAAATGCAGGGATTCCTAAAATAAAAAACGGAAAAACGGTGTTTGAGCAAACCCCTGCGGATTTTGCATCACATCTTAAAATGCTCATAGATGCGGGAGCAAGCATCATAGGCGGATGTTGCGGAACAACCCCATCATTTATAAAAGCATTAAAGAAAGAATTAGAAATTTCGGTCAAAAAATGAATCCAAAAATAATAATATTTTATACGCCCTGTGGAGCAGGTCATAGAAGGGCTGCTGAGTCAATTGCAGAAGGTTTTAAAAGATCAGGACACCCTGATGAGCGGGTCATAATAAAAAACTCACTTGAATTTGTAAATAAACTTGCAGGAAAATTATATGTAAAAGGTTATGATTTTCTTCTAAAACATGCTCTGTTGTTGTGGGCTTTTTTTTATTCTGTAACAGATGTAAAATTTTCGGCCCCTTTTTTTAAGGTTTTAAGAAGGGTATATAACGAACTAACCTGCAAGGGGTTGGTTAAATTTATAAAAGAGCAATCCCCTGATGTTATAATCTGCACACACTTTCTTCCCGAAGAGATTGTCTGTTCAATGAAAAAAAAGGGGTTGTATGAGAGAAGACTCGTCACCTGTGTTACAGATTTAAGGGTTCATTCATTCTGGATACTTGATGGAGTGGATGATTATGTTGTCGGAGGCGAAGAGGGTAAAAAGGACCTTTTAAGGTGGGGTGTAGAAGAGAAAAAGATAAAAGTTTTTGGTATACCTGTTCATCCTGAATTTTCTAATGATTTAGATAGGCAAAAATTATGCGAAAAATTAGGAATCAAAGACTCTGTGTTTACAATACTTGTTACTGCTGGTGGATTGGGTATAGGACCTGTAAAAAAGATTGTCCAATCTTTAACTATAATTTCTGAGGAACTACAGATCCTTGTTGTTTGTGGAAAAAGTCCAAAACTTTTTAAGGATTTGACTGCATTTGCTAGATCAAGTTTAGAAATATCAGAACCCTCCCCATATGCGATGAATAAAAAAAAGATTTGTATATTTGAGTTTGTAAATAATATGCATGAGATTATGTCTGTAAGCGATATAATAATTTCAAAAGCAGGTGGCTCAACCGTTGCAGAGGCACTTGCAAAACAATTGCCGATTATTATAATAAGGCCTATTCCTGGGCAGGAGATAAAAAATACTGAAGTTCTTGTATCAAACAATGCAGGAATAAGGGCTTATAATGTCCAGCAGGCGATAGAGAGTGTCCGGTTTTTAATGAAAGACAAAGACCACATACTTGAATTAAAGAAAGGAATACAGAAGATAAGGAAGCCCCATTCTGCAATAGATATTTGTAGGCTTGTGTTAAAATAGGGCTTACTGAAAGCCCTGATTACACAGATTTTTGAAAGATTACACCGATAGGGTCTGATGAGTTTTTCAGCAGACCCTAAAATAAATATGGATAAATCAGCAAAAAAAGATTTAATAAATTCTGTAAAAACATATCTTGATTCACACATAATGGCAGGCGTTGGGATGCTTGCAGTTAGAAGGGAAAATATATCAATCCCCTCATATATTTTCACCGCCTCCGATGATTGCCTGGAAGATAGATGGGAAGAACTTTATAAAGAATGTGTGGGTTGCCGTTTATGCGAACTTTCAAAAACAAGAACAAATGTTGTTTTTGGAGAAGGAAATAAAAGTGCAAAGATTGTGTTTATCGGTGAAGCCCCGGGCAGGGACGAAGACTTACAGGCAAAGCCATTTGTGGGAAGGGCAGGGCAACTTCTTACAAGAATGATAGAGGCTATGAACTTAAAAAGGACAGATGTGTATATATGTAATGTTCTTAAATGTAGACCACCTGACAACAGACCCCCGCAGCAGATAGAGATTTCGGTATGCAGAAAATATCTTGAAAAGCAGATAGAGTTGATCTCTCCAAAGGTTATATGTACATTAGGGAGGTATGCAGCACAGACAATACTTGGAACAATAGATGGTATAACCACTTTCAGGGGAAAACAGGGGGTGTATAAAAATATACCTGTTATTCCAACGTATCATCCTGCCTATCTTCTTCGTAATCTTTCTGCAAAACAAGATACATGGGAAGACCTGCAAAAAGTTACAAAAATACTTGAGCAAAATTAGATAAAAACATATAATATGTGTAAAAACAATGATATACAGAGAGGAGGTTCATATGGCAAAAGTGATAGGTATAGACCTTGGTACATCCAATTCTGCAGCAGCGGCAATGGAAGCGGGGCGTCCTACAATTATTCCGAGTGCGGAAGGAACAAGTTTAGGAGGTAAGGCATTCCCCTCATATGTTGCCTTTACGAAAGATGGGCACAGGCTTGTGGGTGAACCAGCCCGTCGTCAGGCAATAATAAACCCGGAAGGAACCGTAATGACTGCAAAAAGAAAGATGGGAACTGACCATAAATATAAGATACACGGTAAGGAATACACTCCACAGCAGATTTCGGCATTTATACTTCAAAAAGTAAAACAGGATGCAGAAGCCTATATCGGGGAGCCCATCACAGAGGCTGTTATTACCTGCCCTGCATACTTTGATGATAACCAGAGAACTGCAACAAAAGATGCAGGAGAGATAGCGGGTTTTAAGGTTCTTCGTGTTATCAATGAGCCGACTGCTGCTTGTCTTGCTTACGGGTTTGAAAAAGAAAAAAAAGAACAGAAAGTACTTGTATTTGATTTTGGTGGAGGAACGCTTGATGTAACGATTATGGAGATGGCAGAAGGTGTATTTGAGGTAAAATCCACAAGCGGAGACACACAGTTGGGAGGCACCGATATGGATAACCGCTTGATTGATTATATTGCGGGGGAGTTTAAAAAAGAGTCAGGCATAGATGTCAGAAACGATAAGATGGCTATACAGAGATTAAGAGAAGCATCTGAAAAGGCAAAGATAGAACTTTCAAGCACAATGACAACGGATATAAATCTTCCGTTTATAACTGCTGATGCCACAGGTCCAAAACATCTTACGATGTCAATCACAAGAAGAAAGATTGAAGATCTTGTAACCCCGATTATAGAAAAATGCAGGCATCCTATTGAACAGGCACTTGGTGATGCAAAACTTGCCTCTGAGGATATAGACAGAATTATTCTTGTAGGAGGACCTACACGGATGCCTGCTGTTCAAAAATTTGTAGAAGACATAGTTGGTAAAAAAATAGAACGTGGGGTTGATCCGATGGAGTGTGTGGCTATTGGTGCCGCAATTCAGGGAGCAGTACTAAAAGGAGAAATAAAAGATGTACTTCTTCTTGATGTAACTCCTCTTTCATTAGGCATAGAAACATTAGGCGGTGTTTCTACAAAACTTATTGAAAGAAACACAACCATACCCACAAAAAAAAGTCAGATATTTTCAACAGCAGCAGATAACCAGACTGCTGTTACAATAAGGGTTCTTCAGGGAGAAAGGTCAATGGCAGACGATAATGTTGAACTTGGAAGGTTTGACCTTATAGGGATTCCTCCCGCTCCAAGAGGGGTTCCCCAGATAGAGGTCACATTTGACATAGATGCAAATGGTATTGTGCATGTTAATGCAAAAGATATGGGAACGGGTAAGGAACAGTCAATCAGGATAACCGCCCCAAAGAAGTTAAGTAAAGAGGAAATAGAAAAAATGGTAAAAGATGCTGAGCGCTTTGTAAAAGAAGATGAAAAAAGAAAAGAAGAGGTTGATGTCAGAAATCAGGCAGACGGGCTTCTTCATACAACTGAGAAGTCATTAAAAGAATACGGGGACAAGGTATCTGCACCTGAAAAGGAAAAAGTAGAACAGAAGATCAATCAACTTAAAAGCACACTGAAAGGCAGAGATATAGAGAAAATAAAAAAGGATATGGATGAACTTGTTCAAGCCTCTCACAGCATTGCAGAACAATTGTATAAGCAGAAGGCGCCTGGCGGGCAACAAGAAGAGAAAGAAGAACCTTCACAAAAAGCAGGTGAAACAAAGAAAGACGAGAATGTTGTAGATGCTGAGTTTAAGGTAGAAGACGAGAAGAAATAGGGTAACAGGTGACTGGTGCTCTGGTGCTCTGGAGACTGGTTTTCCTCGTTGATAGTCTTTTAGTTGCCTCAAGAATGGAGGATTACAGATGCATAATCTAATTGCAATGGTAGGTCAGCAGGGACAGGGGGGTGGAAACATACTCTTATCACTTCTTCCACTTATTATTCTTTTTGCTGTTATGTATTTTCTTATTATTGGACCTCAACGCAGACAGCAGAAAGAACATGAAAAAGTAATTTCATCTCTTTCTAAAAATGATGTGATTATTACAACAGGTGGGCTACACGGGACAGTTATAAATGTGAAAGACAAGACAGTTGTTATAAGGGTTGAGGAAGGGAAGATTGAGGTTGACAAAACCTGTGTTGGAAGGATAACTAAGAAGGGATGAATGGTGTAGTAGATAGTAGGTAGTAGGTAGGAAAAATATCCCTCCTTTTATAAAGGAGGGTTGGGTGGATTATATTTTCCCCGATCTCCTAACTCCTACCTACTAATTCCTGCCTACTATGTTTGTGGGGGTAAAATGGATGTTAAATCAAAGGTTTTGATTACAGTTGCAATACTCGGGTTTTGTGCCTGGCTTTTGCATCCCACTGTAAGATGGTACGGAATGTCTGAGGATGAAAGAGAAGAACTTGACGAAGAGGAAGTTATTAATCTTCAAAAGGGAATAATAAACCTTGGTCTTGATCTTCAGGGTGGGATGGATGTTCTTTTAGAGGTTGATGTAAAAAAACGTCCCGAAGGTATGCCAAAGAGGCAGGCAGTTGAACAGTCAAAAGACATAATTGTAAAAAGGGTTGACCAGCTAGGGCTTTCCGAAACACTTGTTGTAAGAGAGGGTGAACAGTGGATAAGGGTTCAACTGCCAGGGGTAAAGGATACAAAAAGAGCCCTTGAGCTTATAGGTAAAACCGCAATGCTTGAATTTAAGATTGTTGAAGATACTCCTGAACTTGTTTCAAGAGCATTGTCCGGAGATATTCCGTCAGGTTTAGAGGTTCTACCAGGTACGGAAGAAGAAAAAATAGTTGTCCAATCAACCGCTCTTTTGACAGGGGGCGATTTAAAACCTACTGCGAGGGTTGATTTTGGCGGTCAGTTTGGAGAGCCGCATGTAAGTATAGAGTTCACAAGAGTTGGAGCAAGAAAATTTGCAAGGGTTACCGAGCGGAACATAGGCAGACAACTTGCCATTATACTTGATGGGGTTGTCCAGTCTGCACCTGTTATACAGACAGCCATACCGGATGGTAGGGCAATCATAACACATCGTGGAGGGAATATTCAAGATGCAAGCGATACAGCAATAATTTTAAGAGCAGGCGCACTGCCTGTTCCAGTAGATGTAATACAAACAACAATTGTAGGTCCTACACTGGGAATAGATTCTATAAAAAAAGGAATCCTCGCCTGTATTGTGGGTGGACTTGCAGTTATTATTTTTATGGGGATGTACTACAAATTATCAGGTCTTATTGCTGATATAGGGCTTGTGGTCAATATTATTATACTTCTTGCTTCTCTTGCTATGTTAGGTGCAACGCTAACACTTCCCGGTATAGCGGGTATCATACTTACAATTGGCATATCTGTTGATGCAAATGTTCTTATATTTGAAAGGATAAGAGAAGAGCTGACAAGGGGTTTAAGTATAAAGCAGGCTATAAAAACAGGATATAACAAGGCATTTCTTACCATATGTGATTCAAATATTACAACACTCGTAGGAGCAGCTATTATTTATATGTTTGGAGGTGGGCAGATTCAGGGGTTTGCAATAACACTGGGACTTGGTGTTCTTATAAACCTGTATACAGCAGTTGTTGTTACAAAAACAATGTTTGAGATGAGGAAAGAATATAAAGTACTGAGTATTTAGTTAAGGCGAGATTGGTGGCAGGGGAAAAATTGGTTCTTACTCGGCAAGTAAATACTCAGTCAACTGTGTTGCCTGAAATATAAACGGTATTTAGTAAATATTTATTTCAAACTTGCCTGTGCGAGGCAGACACAGGCACGCAAGGCAAATTAAAGGGTAATTGTGACTGATAAAAAAATAATGACTGGTGCTGAAATTTTTGTTCAGATGCTTAAAAAAGAAAATACAGAAGCAATATTTGGCATACCAGGGGGGGTGTTGCTTCCGGTTATGGATGCACTGTATAATTCCGATTTAAGGTTTATTCTTACAAGGCATGAACAGGGTGCAACACATATGGCAGATGGCTATGCAAGAGCAACAGGCAAAACAGGCGTTGTTCTTGTTACATCGGGACCCGGGGCTACCAATACAGTGACAGGTATCGCAACCGCATATATGGATTCTGTTCCAGTGGTTGTTTTTACAGGGCAGGTAACATCAAACCTTATAGGAAACGATGCATTTCAGGAGGCAGATATAACAGGTATCACAAGACCAATAACCAAGCATAATTATCTTGTTAAAGATGTAACAGAACTTGCCAGGGTCATAAAAGAAGCGTTTTATATTGCATCTACCGGAAGGCAGGGACCTGTTCTTGTTGATTTTCCCAAAGATGTTGCAACAGCTAAAACAGAATTTCAGTATCCTGAAAATGTAAGTATAAGAGGATACAAACCCAACTATGAAGGGCATCCGGGGCAGATAAAAAAAGCTGCAAAGATTATATCTGACAGTTGCAGACCGATTATATATGCAGGAGGGGGTGTGATATCTTCAGATGCATCGGAAGATCTGGTAGAGTTTGCAAATAAAATCAAGGCTCCTGTTACAACAACACTTCTTGGGCTGGGGTGCTTTCCCCAGGACCATCCTCTTTCACTTGGAATGATTGGTATGCACGGAGTAGGATGGGCAAACCATGCTATAATGTCAGCAGATCTTATCATAGGAGTTGGTGCGAGATTTGATGACAGAGTTACGGGGAAGGTTGAAACATTTGCTCCCGGGGCAAAGATTATACACATTGATATTGACCCTTCATCCGTAGGTAAAAGCATAAGGGTTGATATCCCTATCGTAGGAGATGCAAAGGGTATATTAAAAGAACTTATTCTGCAGACTGATAAAACAAAGGACACATCCCGGTGGTTAGAAGAAATTAAAAAGTGGAAAATACAGCATCCTCTTCGTTATAAAGAGGGACTGAAGATTAAACCTGAATATGTTATAGAACAGATATGCAAAATTGCAGGACAGAATGCAATAATATGCACAGAAGTCGGACAGAACCAGATGTGGGTGGCCCAGTTTTATAAATTTAAAAAACCAAGAACATTGATATCAAGCGGAGGTCTTGGGACAATGGGATATGGATTTCCAGCAGCCATAGGTGCAAAAGTGGGATGCCCAGACAAGACAGTTTTTGATATTGCCGGGGATGGAAGTTTTCAGATGAATATTCAGGAACTTGCAACCTGTCTTTCATACAACATACCCGTAAAGGTTGCCATACTGAATAACGGTTGTTTAGGTATGGTACGACAGTGGCAGGAGTTATTTTATAATAAGCACTATTACGCATCTATATTCAACAAAAATCCTGATTTTGCTAAGGTTGCAGAGGCATATGGTGCTGTTGGAATGAGAATAACAAAAAAAGAAGATGTACCTTCTGCAATTGAAAAGGCATTGAAAATAGATAATACAGTTGTTATGGATTTTGTAATAGATGAGACTGAAAATGTCTTTCCTATGGTTCCATCTGGAACAGCAATAACAGAGATGATAGAATTAGCATAAAAAATAGTAGGTAGTAGGTAGTAGGTAGGAGATAGGGGAAAATATAATCCACCCAACCCTCCTTTATAAAAGGAGGGATATTTTTCCTACCTACTATCTACTAATTCCTGCCTACTATTTTGGGAGGTATATGCATTGTATATTATCAGTGCTTGTAGAAAACAGAGCTGGGGTGCTTGCAAGGATTTCCGGGCTTTTCAGTGCAAGGGGATTTAATATACAAAGCCTTGCAGTTGGAGAGACAGAGGACCCTACAGTTTCAAAGATGACAATAGTTGTTGCAGGTGATGATAAAATTATAGAGCAGGTCAAAAAGCAGTTAAGAAAGACTATAGATGTTATAAAACTTAAAGACCTTACAAAAGAAGACATCATAGACAGAGAACTTGTTCTTTGTAAGGTGCCTTTGTCCAAGAAAGCAGACCATAAATTCCAGAATACAGTAAAAAAATACAAAGCAGAAACTCTATCTTCTACAAAAGAATATCAGATACTCGGGCTATGCGCAGACTCAAAAGATATTTCTGAGTTTTTAAAATTAATAAAAGAAGACGGCGGTTTTGATATTACAAGAACCGGCAAAATCGCCATCGCAAAACTAATATGAACCTAAAATTCTGTCCATTAATACTTATTTTTTTATTAGGTTGTGCTGCTTCAAAACAGACACTAATTAAAAAAGGAAGTAATGCTCATTATTTGGCATCCTCTATTGAAAGGGTATCCGAAAGTTTTCAGTCTTACTTAAATGAGGATGTATATAGTAAAGAAGAGTATCCAGAAACATTTATCCTTACACCGGAGACAATAAAAGAACTTTCACGATGGCAGTACATACCCCTTGATGCGGAAGCTGGGTTTGAGATCGCAACAGGCCAGTACGAGACAATTGAAAAAACCTTACATAGATTTGGTCTTGAAGGGAAATATGACCCATTGTCAGGGGCAGGGCAATTACACTGGGAGAAACAATTTTAATATGTCTTATCCATACAGAGTAGTTTATGCGAAAAAAGACCTTATGAAGTTTGTGTCTCATTTGGATTTGTTGCGTCTTTTTCAGCGAGCGTCAAGGAGGGCACATATTCCGCTTAAATTGACGAAAGGATTTCATCCTCATCCGAAGATGCAATTTCAAAGAGCACTGAAACTTGGGACTGAAAGCGAAAAAGAGGAATTTGTTTTATATTTAGAGCACGAATTAGAAGCAGAAAAAATAAAGATTCTTTTACAAAATAATCTTCCGCAAGGCATACTTATAAAAGAGGTCTATAAAGCATATGAATAAAAAAATGCTAATAAATGTTGAAAAAAAAGAAATAAGAATTGCCATTATTGAAGACTCTGTTCTTGGGGACTATTATGTAGAAAGAACAGATACAGAAAGGCTTGTTGGAAATATTTATAAGGGTAGGGTTGTTGCTGTTGTAAGTGGGATACAGGCTGCTTTTGTTGATATAGGATTGGAGAAAAATGGGTTTCTCTACATTTCGGATATTACAGAACCACCAAATGAGATTACAGATGAGCTAGAAATAGAAACTCAAGCAAAGAAGCCTTATCAAAAGATAGAAAAGGTTGTCCACAAAGGACAGGAGATAACAGTTCAGATTGTAAAAGAGCCATTAGGCACAAAAGGGGCAAGGCTTACCTCCCAGATTGCTATCCCCGGGCGATTTGTGGTCTTTATGCCGAATACAAAACAGTGCGGTATATCAAGAAGAATATCAGAACCAAAAGAAAGAGAAAGAATAAGAGAGATATTAAAGACCATAAGAGTTCCAGAAGGTGCAGGCGTAATTGTAAGAACAGCTGCCAGTGGATGTTCAAAAAACGATATAATAAGTGATATAAAATATCTTTTAAGTTTGTGGGCTGATGCAAGGACAAAGGCTGTTAAATCCCCTGTTCCTTCTCTTTTATTAGAAGAACAGGATGTTATATCCAGGGTATTGCGGGATATATTTTCAAATGAATTCTCTGAGATATATATAGACTCAAAAGATAAGCATAAGATTATCCTAAAAAATTTTGGAAAAATAATTCCTAATTTGAGGTCAAAGATTAGACTTTACCAAGAAAAAATACATCTTTTTGAAAAATTTTCAGTAGAAGATCGGATAGACAGGATATATCAAAGGTCTGTCCACCTAAAATCAGGCGGGACAATTATTATTGAACCCACCGAAGGGCTTGTTGCCATTGATGTAAATACGGGTAAATTTGTTGGGAAAAAGAGCCTGGAAGAAACCGCATATGCAACAAATCTTGAAGCAGCAAAAGAGATTGCAAGGCAGATAAGGCTAAGAGACATAGGCGGTATAATAGTAATAGACTTTGTAGATATGGACATTCCCGAACACAGAAAGGCTGTGTTTAATGAATTGCAGGATGCGCTAAAAACAGACAGGGCAAGAACAAAGGTCCTTCCTATGTCGGAACTATGTGTGGTTGAGATGACGCGTCAGAGAACAAGAAAGAGCCTTGAAAGTGCATCATACCAGCAGTGCCCTTCCTGTAAAGGCAGGGGACTTGTAAAAACATATCTTACAATCTCTATAGAGATTTTAAGAGATATAAAACAATCTTTACACAGGCATGGTAAAAAATCCTTAGAGGTAAAAGTTCATCCAGATGTATCTTCTTATCTTCTAAATGAAGAAAGGAATTCTGTTAATGCTATGGAAAATGAAAATGGTGTTAAGATTTATATTCGTCCGATTGTCGGGATGGGGACAGAGGAGTATCGGATAAAACAGATATAGGTAAGAAAGATTAATAGGTTAAGAACAATATAAATATCAAATATTAAAAAATTAAATATCCCCTGACAAGTCGGAGGATATTTAATTTGTTTTTCCTGCCTGACTATGTCTTAAGAGGAGGGTAAAAAATGTATGCAGTTGTAGAAGTTGGGGATAAGCAGTATTGTGTGGAACAGGGTTCACAGATAAAGACAGAACTTATTACACCTGAACAGAACGGCAAGTTTACCGTTAAAAATGTTCTTATGATAAAGGATGGTGAAAAGATAAAGATTGGAAGACCATTTGTAGAAGGTTCTTCTGTTGAATGTTCTGTCCTTAAAGAAGTAAAAGGACCAAAGGTTATTGCATTTCAGTATAGAAGACGAAAAGAATCTAAGAGGACAAAGGGACACAGACAGAGATATACTCTGTTGAAGGTGGAAAAAATAGTAGTGTAATGGTCAGTAGATAGTAGGTAGTAGGTAGTAGGTAGGAAAAATATCCCTCCTCTTTATAAAAGGAGGGATATTTTTCCTACCTACTATCTACTAATTCCTGCCTACTATGTTTTTGGAGGATATATGGCACATACAAAAAGTCAGGGTAGTTGTAGAAATGGCAGGGATTCAAACCCAAAATATCTTGGTATAAAGTGTTATGGGGGAGAAACAGTTAAGGCCGGCACCATACTTATCCGTCAGAGAGGCACACACTTTGATGCAGGACAGAATGTAGGGATAGGAAGAGATTTTACTCTTTTTGCAAAATGCGATGGCAAAGTTTTTTTCCCAAAAAACCATGTTGTTGCGATTGTATCATAAAAAGTTATAGGAGAAAGCGTGGCAAAGATAGCCTTTATTGGCGCTGGCAGTTTAGGGTTCACCCGGGGGTTGGTGCGAGATATTCTGACCTTTCCCCTGATGGCCGATGCCACATTGCACTTAATGGACGTTGACAAGGAGCGTCTGGAATTTGCTAAGGATGCGGTCCAGCGCATTGTGGATTTAGGCAAATATCCGGCAAAAGTTAAGGCAACCCTGGACCGCAAAGAGGCAGTTAAGGGAGCAAATGCGGTGTTGTGTACCATCCTATCCGGAGGTGTTCGTGTTTTCCGGCACGACATAGAAATCCCCAAAAAGTACGGTGTGGATATCAATATCGGCGATACCCGGGGAGTTTCGGGTATCTTTAGAGCGCTGAGGACCATTCCGGTGATGGTTGGTATCTGCCGGGATATGGAGAAATATTGTCCGGATGCGATTCTGCTTAATTATACCAATCCCATGGCGATGCTTTGCCGGGCGATGCAAAGAACTTCCAGTATTAAGGTTACCGGTCTGTGCCACAGTGTCCAGGGAACCGCGGAGATGCTGGCGGACTGGATCGGTGCTTCTATGGACCGGATTACCTACCTGTGTGCCGGTATCAACCACCAGTCCTGGTTTATAGAATACAAGAAGGACGGAAAGGATGCCAGACCTTTGATTCGGAAGGCGATACGGAAAAAGGAGATTTATAATGCCGAGCTTGTCCGTAACGAGATGTTTCTCCATTTAGACTATTACGTTACCGAATCCAGCGGTCACAACTCGGAATATAACTGGTGGTTCCGGAAGAGGCCGGATTTGATTGAGAAGTACTGTACGCACGGAACTAACTGGAATCCCGGTGTCTACGCCTACATTCTGCAAGAATACTTAGGAAGGGAAGATACCTGGAAGAAAGAGACAAAGGAGTGGTTAGCAAAGAAAGAACCGATTCCTTTAGAAAGGGGCAAGGAGTATGCCGCCAGCATTATTAACGCCTACTTAGGCGGGGAGATGTACGAATTTAACGGTAACGTGCCGAACAACGGAATCGTTACCAACCTTCCGTACGGTGCCTGCGTTGAGGTGCCGGTGGTTGCCAACAGGCGGGGATTCAATTCCGTTCATGTGGGTGCGCTTCCGCCTCAGTGTGCGGCGCTCAATAACGTCAGTATTGCGGTGGAGGAAATGGCGGTGGAGGCAGCCCTGACCGGTAATAGCCGGTTAGCCTTTCAGGCTATCGCCTATGACCCGCTTACCGCAGCGGTATTGTCGTTAGCGGAGATTAAGAAAATGGTGGCGGAGATGTTGGCTATCAACAGGCCGTACATACCCCAGTTCAAAAGCATAAAAATTTAAGAAAAACCTCTGATAAGTAATATAATTTTATGAGATATGTCACTGCTCAACAAATGAGAGAGATTGACCGTTACACTATTGAAAAGGAGGGCGTTTCGGCATCTGTGTTGATGGAAAACGCTGGCCGAGCCGTGGCAGAAGAGGCAATGAAGATAATAAGAACCGGAACGGTGGCTATTTTTGCCGGGTACGGTAACAATGGTGGAGATGGCCTGGTAACTGCAAGATATATTAAAAGACGAGGTTATAACATTAGGGTATTTTTAGTGGGTAAGAATCGTGTCTTCAGCCCGGAAACAGAAGAACATCACCGGAAGATTTCGAGATTAGGTGTGGTATCTCAAAAGATTGCGACCATTAATGAA
The sequence above is a segment of the bacterium Unc6 genome. Coding sequences within it:
- a CDS encoding molecular chaperone DnaK encodes the protein MAKVIGIDLGTSNSAAAAMEAGRPTIIPSAEGTSLGGKAFPSYVAFTKDGHRLVGEPARRQAIINPEGTVMTAKRKMGTDHKYKIHGKEYTPQQISAFILQKVKQDAEAYIGEPITEAVITCPAYFDDNQRTATKDAGEIAGFKVLRVINEPTAACLAYGFEKEKKEQKVLVFDFGGGTLDVTIMEMAEGVFEVKSTSGDTQLGGTDMDNRLIDYIAGEFKKESGIDVRNDKMAIQRLREASEKAKIELSSTMTTDINLPFITADATGPKHLTMSITRRKIEDLVTPIIEKCRHPIEQALGDAKLASEDIDRIILVGGPTRMPAVQKFVEDIVGKKIERGVDPMECVAIGAAIQGAVLKGEIKDVLLLDVTPLSLGIETLGGVSTKLIERNTTIPTKKSQIFSTAADNQTAVTIRVLQGERSMADDNVELGRFDLIGIPPAPRGVPQIEVTFDIDANGIVHVNAKDMGTGKEQSIRITAPKKLSKEEIEKMVKDAERFVKEDEKRKEEVDVRNQADGLLHTTEKSLKEYGDKVSAPEKEKVEQKINQLKSTLKGRDIEKIKKDMDELVQASHSIAEQLYKQKAPGGQQEEKEEPSQKAGETKKDENVVDAEFKVEDEKK
- a CDS encoding preprotein translocase subunit YajC encodes the protein MHNLIAMVGQQGQGGGNILLSLLPLIILFAVMYFLIIGPQRRQQKEHEKVISSLSKNDVIITTGGLHGTVINVKDKTVVIRVEEGKIEVDKTCVGRITKKG
- a CDS encoding protein translocase subunit SecD, which gives rise to MDVKSKVLITVAILGFCAWLLHPTVRWYGMSEDEREELDEEEVINLQKGIINLGLDLQGGMDVLLEVDVKKRPEGMPKRQAVEQSKDIIVKRVDQLGLSETLVVREGEQWIRVQLPGVKDTKRALELIGKTAMLEFKIVEDTPELVSRALSGDIPSGLEVLPGTEEEKIVVQSTALLTGGDLKPTARVDFGGQFGEPHVSIEFTRVGARKFARVTERNIGRQLAIILDGVVQSAPVIQTAIPDGRAIITHRGGNIQDASDTAIILRAGALPVPVDVIQTTIVGPTLGIDSIKKGILACIVGGLAVIIFMGMYYKLSGLIADIGLVVNIIILLASLAMLGATLTLPGIAGIILTIGISVDANVLIFERIREELTRGLSIKQAIKTGYNKAFLTICDSNITTLVGAAIIYMFGGGQIQGFAITLGLGVLINLYTAVVVTKTMFEMRKEYKVLSI
- a CDS encoding acetolactate synthase, large subunit, biosynthetic type — encoded protein: MTGAEIFVQMLKKENTEAIFGIPGGVLLPVMDALYNSDLRFILTRHEQGATHMADGYARATGKTGVVLVTSGPGATNTVTGIATAYMDSVPVVVFTGQVTSNLIGNDAFQEADITGITRPITKHNYLVKDVTELARVIKEAFYIASTGRQGPVLVDFPKDVATAKTEFQYPENVSIRGYKPNYEGHPGQIKKAAKIISDSCRPIIYAGGGVISSDASEDLVEFANKIKAPVTTTLLGLGCFPQDHPLSLGMIGMHGVGWANHAIMSADLIIGVGARFDDRVTGKVETFAPGAKIIHIDIDPSSVGKSIRVDIPIVGDAKGILKELILQTDKTKDTSRWLEEIKKWKIQHPLRYKEGLKIKPEYVIEQICKIAGQNAIICTEVGQNQMWVAQFYKFKKPRTLISSGGLGTMGYGFPAAIGAKVGCPDKTVFDIAGDGSFQMNIQELATCLSYNIPVKVAILNNGCLGMVRQWQELFYNKHYYASIFNKNPDFAKVAEAYGAVGMRITKKEDVPSAIEKALKIDNTVVMDFVIDETENVFPMVPSGTAITEMIELA
- a CDS encoding acetolactate synthase small subunit, coding for MHCILSVLVENRAGVLARISGLFSARGFNIQSLAVGETEDPTVSKMTIVVAGDDKIIEQVKKQLRKTIDVIKLKDLTKEDIIDRELVLCKVPLSKKADHKFQNTVKKYKAETLSSTKEYQILGLCADSKDISEFLKLIKEDGGFDITRTGKIAIAKLI
- a CDS encoding 50S ribosomal protein L21, whose protein sequence is MYAVVEVGDKQYCVEQGSQIKTELITPEQNGKFTVKNVLMIKDGEKIKIGRPFVEGSSVECSVLKEVKGPKVIAFQYRRRKESKRTKGHRQRYTLLKVEKIVV